The Gossypium hirsutum isolate 1008001.06 chromosome D06, Gossypium_hirsutum_v2.1, whole genome shotgun sequence genome contains the following window.
AGCTATTAGGTTTTTGGCTACCTAAAATTTTCTTACTAATGAAGAGAATGGCACATATGAACATTCTATGAATTAATAACAAAATACAATGGAGAAAGTGGCACAGCGTTCCTTAGAATAATTGTTATTATATTCTTGTCAAAGTTAATGATTTGAGTTGCCCTTTCTATTTGAATTAGAGTGACTGAAAGTTTTGTGATTGAAGGTTCTTTATTTAATTATACCAAATATGTCTTTTGGAATCTGTCTCTCATGTTTTCTTTGAAGCTTATTGCTGCATGCATAACATCTTATGTATGATATTGTTGGGTGTTTGTAACATGGTATTCTTGATTTTTGAGGTATTGTTGTTAATTTGTAGTCTTTGCTTTCTGCAAGTACTGTATTTGTTTCCTATGACAGTTCATATTGGTTAACTTTATCTCACATGGTTAACTATTGTTTTCACTTAGAAAGTTCAGGTGCTATGTTGCTTGCAATGCTGAAGTGATCTGTTGTTATGGGCTGGACCTATGTTAGGAAAGGCctttaattttgattctccaATTAAGGCTTACGTtgcaattttatttcttttccttaGGTGTCTTGTTTGTGATTTTACTTcagttaatttatttttgttttagaaTAGGTTACCTATTTATGTAACAAGATTGGTCCTTTTTAAGGGACATATGGAATAATAAACCTTAAgcaaaatttctatcaaaaaaCCCTTGAGAGATTTGGGTCTCTCTCTTATGAGTCCTAAGGTTTTAGTCTCTTTTTATGAGCTGAAAGGTTTCAGTCTCCTTTGATGAGCTGAACTATCAATCCTAAACACATGGTCGTAACAATTTGGTATCAAGAGCCAATGATCCTTAGCAATGGTAGAACAATGGTTGACAAAGTGGCGAGTAAAAATATGTAAGGAGTTTGAGCATATGCAGGCAAAGATAGAACAAATGCTTGATTGTAAGTTGCAGCATGTTGATGAAATTATTGCTGAAACCAAAACCCAAGTGTTTAATCAAATGCATGAAGAAATAGATAAAATGGTGGTAAAAAGGTTGGTAACTTTATGGTAGACCCTCTAATTGAAGAAAACCAAACCATGGAAGCTTCTATCAATCTCTCTTCCGTATCAAACCCTCCTAAATCCATGTTGACAAAAACCATGGCAGTCACAACCAACTTTGATCCTATGTGTTATTCATTAACCCCTTCTAAACTCATGTCCAGTAAACTGCCTATTTCTTTAAACTTGATTTGAAAAACCTCCAAGTGTATATCAAAAAAGTTTAATGGGTCTAAACTTGCTGGATTACCCAgtgaaatggatttttttttttttttactaaaaacatGCTTGAGTTTATGGGAGTTGCCAGTTGAGAAAGCTTAATTGGGTTACTTTCGAAAATTGTGAATGTTGGTTAGACGTTTGAAGAGATCCATTCAATGGTGCTCATAAATGTAAATAAGTTGGTGGAGGTCCATGACCCCTATTGATTTCTATTGTTTGTAATGCGAAGGAATAATGGTGTGGTAGTGGTCGGTTTAGCTAATACAATTATCTTTGATTCAACTACAATGATGATTTTCAGGATGTGTGAGCACTGTATAAATATCATTCACCCTTGAGAAAGGCAGCATTGGCCAAGTGTATCTGACTTTGTGAGTGTGAGAACAAACTCTTTCTCTAATGTTATGTGCCAAACCTATGTCAGCAAAGACCATTAATTTCCATTTTCTAACTAAGGATTATGTTGTAGGTTTATTTCATTCCTTAGgttttttagttttgattttatttaattttgttcctGTTGGTTTCCTATTTATGAAACAAGGCTGGCCCTTGGTTAAAGGGACAAATGGAATAATGAACCCTAAGCagaatttgtattaaaaaaaccctaaagagATGTGGGTCTCTCTCTAACGAGTCCTAAAGTTTCAGTCTCCCTATGATGAGCTGAGATATCAAATCACACTATATATATGCTTGTATGCAAACATGACTATATTTGGACTGTGGCTGTTGATTCTTTGTTCACCTTAAACTAGCATTACATGGGTTTTAGAAGCAATAGTACTAGTGACTCCCTTGATCAATATTGTTTATTTCTTTCAGTGCCTCTTCTTCTTGTGGGATATGGTTTTGGGGCTTCATTTGTTGCCCTGTTTGCTCAGTTGGGTGGTGGAATATATACAAAAGCAGCTGATGTTGGGGCAGATCTTGTGGGAAAAGTGGAACAAGGAATACCTGAAGATGATCCTAGAAACCCGGCTGTAATTGCAGATTTGGTATTGAATTTGAACTTCATGGAGTTCTTTATTTGAATTGAtgcttaagatataattaatcaTTTGGAGTCCGAAGTAACACGGTTTTATTCTCTTCATCTTATTTGTTTAGTTTTGAGTTGAAAATGAGTACGTAAAGCTTGTGCATATTTTGTCTAATTTCCTATTTTAGACAATGAATTTGTTCATTTATGAACTGGACTGAAGGTTTATGGTTGTAGGAGTTGACTATAGGGGATTTAGttggaagaaaatttttgaagtatTTTAAAAGCAATTGCAATTTTGTTAAACATTTTATTATGATAGCAGAACTCTGGGGGATATGTTTCTACTTGACCTTGCACATAATTATTAAAGCCTTTCTCGGATTCAAATACACACGCATTTGAGAGAGAAAGCAgaaaacttatattttaatttttatttttagaagtttATATTTCTTTACCATAAAAAATTTGAACCTTCTAGATTTTGTGGAAACTGAAGTAATCCATCTGAAgattttgttaataaaaaaattattggttGAAAGTTCAATCAGGGACGTGGCTGAAAATATATACTGCAAATCAGTATTGGAAAGCGTGATCAAATTTACAGCCATGATGATTCttctttatctttatattttatgtttaagtttTCACACATTTTATCTTGGTGGAAATGTTTGTTACTTGTATCTTTCGTTTTGTACTGAAGGTTGGAGACAATGTTGGTGATTGTGCTGCTCGAGGTGCAGATCTTTTTGAAAGCATTGCAGCAGAGATAATTAGTGCCATGATACTTGGTGGAACAATGGCTCAGCATTGTAAAATTGAAGGCGAGTTCAAGTTCCCCCTCATTTTTAATGGAATTGTAACATATTTATACTGTTGCATCTTGTGAATGTCCTATTAACTACAACAATTTACAActgcaaaaatataattttatcttgttttaataaatttaccaCGAATCAAGATGACAGTTAAAACCTTCCTGACCAGTTCAAGGAAGCCAAAATTTGCAGTTTGATGAGATAAAGAGGCATTCTTGTGTCCTGATGTTTCGTTTTGTTATTGTAGTTAAGTGAGGTTTGAAAGAGGGTTGTAAAAGTGCATGACTAGTGTTATTTGGCTCTTACCTAATGTTAAAGACAAACTTGAAATGCCTCTTAACTGGAAGCGATCAGGCATCTCTACTCTTGGTTACTAATGTTTTATGACTGCTGTAGTTTTCAAACGAACCTTGTTAACAAATAGGTATGAAAGAAGTTTATACCTCTATGGTGTTAGAACTAAGTTTGTTAGTTCTGAGAGTATGTCCATTGGTTGTAGTTAATAGTAAGGGTTCAGACCTGCAAAAATGTAACTAAGTGACGGTATGAAAAACATTTCATGTTGAGTTGTTAGCTTGGTTTTGTTTCAGTTTATTTTTCTCTGGTTTTGGCATATTCTTTGTATTGAGTGTGTTCTTTTGGTGTGGCCTCATCTTTGATATTTATGCAGACCCGTCTGGCTTCATCCTGTTTCCTCTTGTTGTGCACTCATTTGACCTGGTGGTATCATCAATTGGAATACTTTCAATTAGGGGTACACGTGACTCCAATGTGAAAGTTCCATTAGAGGATCCAATGACAATCCTTCAGAAAGGATATTCTGTTACAATAATTTTGGCTGTTCTGACATTTTTTGGGGTAATATATCATCTATAACTGGAGCATAATGCAATATTTTTTTCTGTCTTCTCTCATGAAGTATTGAAATCTTGCCATTTACATTCCTTTGTTTTGATTGAAAGCTTATTCATGTCTTGTACTTCTTTGAAATGATTGCAGTCTACTCGGTGGTTGCTTTATACTGAACAAGCACCTTCTGCATGGTTAAACTTTTCCTTATGTGGGTTAGTTGGTATTATTACAGCGTATGTTTTTGTCTGGATAACCAAATATTACACTGACTACAAGCATGAGCCTGTACGCACATTAGCGCTTTCTAGCTCTACAGGACATGGGACTAACATTATTGCTGGAGTCAGCTTGGGCCTGGAATCGACAGCAATTCCTGTTCTTGTGATAAGTGTATCTATTATTTCTGCTTTTTGGCTGGGTCACACCTCAGGGCTTGTGGACGAAACAGGAACTCCAACTGGTGGGCTGTTTGGCACAGCTGTAGCTACAATGGGAATGCTCAGCACTGCTGCCTATATTCTAACCATGGATATGTTTGGTCCGATAGCTGATAATGCTGGTGGAATTGTAGAGATGAGTCAGCAGGTGCTATATGGCTGATCCTCTAGATTTCACTGTATATTACAGTTCTTCTTTTTGGATTATTTAAGTTGGCTGTTGATGCCTTGTACAGCCAGAGAGTGTGCGAGAGATTACTGATGTTCTTGATGCTGTCGGGAACACCACAAAAGCTACCACCAAGGGTTTTGCCATTGGATCTGCAGCACTTGCTTCTTTTCTTCTGTTTAGTGCATATATGGATGAGGTTTCATCTTTTGCACGTGAACCTTTTAAACAGGTCTGTGTTACTATACTATGCTTTAATGAAAGA
Protein-coding sequences here:
- the LOC107897013 gene encoding pyrophosphate-energized membrane proton pump 3 isoform X4, with the translated sequence MAQISEAIRDGAEGFFKTQYGTISKMAVLLALVILSIYLFRNTTPQQESSGLGRATSACITVAAFLLGALCSGVAGYVGMWVSVRANVRVSSAARRSAREALQIAVRAGGFSALVVVGMAVIGIAILYATFYVWLGVDSPGSMKVTDLPLLLVGYGFGASFVALFAQLGGGIYTKAADVGADLVGKVEQGIPEDDPRNPAVIADLVGDNVGDCAARGADLFESIAAEIISAMILGGTMAQHCKIEDPSGFILFPLVVHSFDLVVSSIGILSIRGTRDSNVKVPLEDPMTILQKGYSVTIILAVLTFFGSTRWLLYTEQAPSAWLNFSLCGLVGIITAYVFVWITKYYTDYKHEPVRTLALSSSTGHGTNIIAGVSLGLESTAIPVLVISVSIISAFWLGHTSGLVDETGTPTGGLFGTAVATMGMLSTAAYILTMDMFGPIADNAGGIVEMSQQPESVREITDVLDAVGNTTKATTKGFAIGSAALASFLLFSAYMDEVSSFAREPFKQVDIAIPEVFIGGLLGSMLIFLFSAWACAAVGRTAQEVVKEVRRQFIERPGIMVGLRFQLPFTDYKEKPDYGRCVAIVASASLREMIKPGALAIVSPIVVGFLFRVLGHYTGHPLLGAKVVAALLMFATVSGILMALFLNTAGGAWDNAKKFIETGALGGKGSESHKAAITGDTVGDPFKDTVGPSLHVLIKMLATITLVMAPVFL